In the Sarcophilus harrisii chromosome 3, mSarHar1.11, whole genome shotgun sequence genome, one interval contains:
- the LOC116422299 gene encoding SWI/SNF-related matrix-associated actin-dependent regulator of chromatin subfamily A member 5-like has product MKHYRNIPGPHMVLVPKSTLHNWMNEFKRWVPTLRSVCLIGDKEQRAAFVRDVLLPGEWDVCVTSYEMLIKEKSVFKKFNWRYLVIDEAHRIKNEKSKLSEIVREFKTTNRLLLTGTPLQNNLHELWALLNFLLPDVFNSADVSFF; this is encoded by the exons ATGAAACACTATAGAAATATTCCTGGCCCTCATATGGTATTGGTTCCAAAGTCTACTTTACATAACTGGATGAATGAATTCAAGAGATGGGTACCAACGCTTAGATCAGTTTGTTTGATAGGTGATAAAGAACAAAGA GCTGCCTTTGTCAGAGATGTATTATTACCAGGAGAGTGGGATGTATGTGTAACATCATATGAGATGCTCATTAAAGAGaagtctgtttttaaaaaatttaattggagaTACTTAGTCATTGATGAAGCTcacagaatcaaaaatgaaaaatccaag ttgtcAGAAATTGTAAGAGAATTCAAGACTACAAATCGACTACTCCTAACAGGAACACCTCTTCAGAATAACTTACACGAACTCTGGGCGCTTCTCAACTTTTTGTTGCCAGATGTTTTTAACTCAGCAGATGTAAgttttttttag